The Sphaerisporangium siamense genome includes the window CAACTCGACGCACTGCTCGGTGTCGGTGGTCCACTGGACCAGCGTGTGCGCCAGGCTGTTCTTCTTGACCAGGACGCACGTACCGCAACTGCTGCAGGACACGGGACGCACGGGACATCTCCTCGGTTGCGATCGCTGATGTGCTCGACGGTGGTGGCGCCTCGCCGCGAGGCGCCACCACCGGTTCGGACAGACCAGCCGGGATGGGCTAGGACGGGGTCGAGGCGATGACGGTCCGGCCGTTGGCGATGTTGTCGTCGACTTCTTTCTGCCAGAACTGGTTGGCCCGCTCGGTGTCGATCTCGAACTCGAACCGCTGGGTCATCTCCGGGGTGACGTCCTCGACATCGACGTAGAACTGGTCGTACCAGCGGCGCAGCTGGTAGACGGGGCCGTCCTCCTCGCACAGCAGCGGGTTGTCGATCTTGGCCTTGTTCTTCCAGATCTCCACGTCCTGCAGGAAGCCCGTCTCCACGCCCGCCGCGAAGCCCTCCGCCATCGCCTGCGCCTGCTCGTCGGAGACGCCCTGCGGCTTCTTGACCATCGCGCCCCACTGGAGCACGAAGCCGGTCGGCGACACCGGGTAGTGGCAGTTGATCAGCACGGACTCGATCGTCTGGTCCCCCACGGTGTTCCACAGGTAGTCGATCATGTACGACGGCCCGTAGTACGCCGCCTCCGAACGCCCGTCGGTCTTGTCGCCGGAGTAGTTCGTGCCGAGCTGGACGTCGGGCCGGGCCCGGCTGTTCATGTTCTGCGCGGCGATGTGCCCTTCGAAGACGTTCTTGAAGTACGTCGGGAACGCGTAGTGAATATAGAAGAAGTGGGCCATGTCCACGACGTTGTCGACGATCTCCCGGCAGTTGGAGCCCTCGATCTTGATCCGGTTCCACGTCCACGCGGTCCACTCGGACGTGCCCACGGCGGCGATCTCCGGGATCGTCACCTCCGGCGGGGGCGGGTTGCCCTGCGGGTCGTGCCAGACGAAGAGCTGCGCGTTGCGCTCCAGCGTCAGCCACGTCCTGGTGCGCGCCCGCGGCGGCACCCGGCGGGCGTAGGGGATGCTGGTGCAGCGGCCATTTCCCGCCCAGCGCCAGTCGTGGAAGGGGCAGGCGATCGTGTCGCCCTTGATCTCCCCCTGGCTGAGGTCGCCGCCCATGTGCGGGCAGTAGGCGTTGAGCACCTTCAGTTCACCGGCGCTGTCGGCGAACACCACCAGCTTGGTGCCGAACGCCTCGATCTTGTGCGGTTTGCCGTCCCGGAACTCGTCCGCCAGGCCGAGACAGTGCCAGCCCCGCGCGTAGCGCGCCGGGGGCGGGGCCGCCTCGATCACGCGAATCTCGTCGTCACCGGCGGTGTGTAGCGACGTCATGAAGT containing:
- a CDS encoding Rieske 2Fe-2S domain-containing protein; translated protein: MTSLHTAGDDEIRVIEAAPPPARYARGWHCLGLADEFRDGKPHKIEAFGTKLVVFADSAGELKVLNAYCPHMGGDLSQGEIKGDTIACPFHDWRWAGNGRCTSIPYARRVPPRARTRTWLTLERNAQLFVWHDPQGNPPPPEVTIPEIAAVGTSEWTAWTWNRIKIEGSNCREIVDNVVDMAHFFYIHYAFPTYFKNVFEGHIAAQNMNSRARPDVQLGTNYSGDKTDGRSEAAYYGPSYMIDYLWNTVGDQTIESVLINCHYPVSPTGFVLQWGAMVKKPQGVSDEQAQAMAEGFAAGVETGFLQDVEIWKNKAKIDNPLLCEEDGPVYQLRRWYDQFYVDVEDVTPEMTQRFEFEIDTERANQFWQKEVDDNIANGRTVIASTPS